CACGTCGGAGAAGCCGATTGGCTTCTCGGGCCCGTACCAGAACCGGATCGCCTGGGGATCGACTTCGTAGACGCGCTTCGCCGCCTCGCCGGGCACCACGGCGCAGTCCGGCGATCCCGGATCCTCCACCACCGCCGCCGCGCCCTGCTCGAGGTTCTTCTGCGTCTCGAGCGACACGTCGAGCCGCCCGATCTTGCCGCTCCGCCGGACGTAGTGGAACGACACCTCGCCCGCCTCCCGGATCCGATGCGTCTCGACCAGCTGGCGCAGCCGCCGCGCGCGCTCCGATTGCATCCGCGCCTCGGCCTGCTTCGCCGCCTCCTTGCGCCGCTCTTCCGCCAGCTCCACCTCTCGCGCAGCGAACGCCTCGCGGCGCTGCCGCTCCTCCTCGCTCACCTGCTTCTCGCGCTCCCGATGCTTCTTCGGGGAGTCCTGGCGCTGCTGCTTGGCGGCCTCTTGCGCCTGCTTCTCGGTGACCAGGCCGGCCTTCAGCAGCTTGTCGCGAAGGTTTT
The genomic region above belongs to Deltaproteobacteria bacterium and contains:
- a CDS encoding DUF2058 domain-containing protein is translated as MQNLRDKLLKAGLVTEKQAQEAAKQQRQDSPKKHREREKQVSEEERQRREAFAAREVELAEERRKEAAKQAEARMQSERARRLRQLVETHRIREAGEVSFHYVRRSGKIGRLDVSLETQKNLEQGAAAVVEDPGSPDCAVVPGEAAKRVYEVDPQAIRFWYGPEKPIGFSDVGE